The Thioalkalivibrio nitratireducens DSM 14787 DNA segment CGGGACCAGCGGTCAGGACCCAGACGGGCGCATCGTTTCCCGCGTCGCGCGTCAGTCGGGCATGCACCCCGTGTACCAGCTGTGCATACTGCGCGACGCTCAGGTTGTTCGACGAACCGCCCGACCCGGCATGCACGAAGAACCACGGGCGCTCTGGCGGAATCCTGAGCCGCCTGGCTAGGCCCGATCGTTCCGCTGCCTTATCCTGCGGCGAAAGCGGCCAGTATGGCGGCGCCACTGGATGGGCCCCGGCACCCAGCCTGCCCAGCAACGCCCGGGCGAGATCCTCGTTGTACACATACTCGGGCTTCAGCGAACGCGACCGGCGCTGGGGCACTCGCACCGGATACAGGAACTGGGCGGGCTTAGTGGCCGGGGCCAGCCGCAGCGGGATCCCCGACCGCAGTCCAAGCCAGCCGATACGAGCGGTCGAAAACAGGGTGAGCATCGCGTCGAAGCGCTGGCGCCGAAGTTCGGCCAGCAGCGTCCGCCGGGCGCCCGCACCGGCGTTCGGCCCTGGATCCACGACCACGTCGTCGATCCAGGGGCACTCCCGGGCGAGCGGCTCGGTATAAGGGGGCACCAGCACCGCGATCCGGGTGTCCGGCAGGGAGGACCGGAGGAGCGCCAGTGCCGGCCAGGCGAGCATGAAATCGCCAAGCCGGTCGTTGCGGACCACCAACAGCCGGCGGCACGCAATCGTCGTCTCCATGCCGTCATCCAACCGCGTGTCGCCGTACGCCACGGGCTCCGCGCCGAGGTTGCCCCGCGGCCACCAGCCACACGCCCTCAATCGCCTTTCGGCTTCTTGCGCAGGGCGTCGATGTTGATCGGAACCACAGTGTTCTGGCGTGGCTCGTCGACATAGCGGGGCCGCATGTTCATCTCCTGGCCCAGGGCATCGGCCAGTTCCTGCTCTCGCGCGACGATCAGCGAGAGGCAGTCGCGGATGCCCTCGATGGTCCGGTCCGTCAGCGGATGCTGGATGCCCGGCGGGGCATGGGTATCGCGTGCTACGTCGGTCAGCACCTTCTTCACCATCGCGAGGATGCGTTGTTCCTTGGTCAGTTCGGCTTCGGGGGCTTCGTGTTCGCTCATGGGGGTTTCCGTGATCGCGGGGCCAATCACGCGAAGATAGCAGACGCTCGCCCTCGCACGCGACGCCACCCCACGGCTGCGGGGGATGGATGGCCCGCCGGCACGTGTCCCCGAGCCTGCATCGGGTTGGGGGGTGAACGGTACCGCCCGCGGGACCGATGCAGCAGCGCCAGCGGGCGGCATGGTCGCGGCGCGCTGTCAGGCCAGCAGCACCTGGACACGTTCCGCCACTTCGCGCAGCGCTGCGGCGCGCCAGGCGCGGCCCGCGGTGGCCGAACCCGCCTCGATGCCGATCAGGTGCAGTCGCGCCGGCAGGGCACCCAGCGCGCGGGCGAGCAGCAGGGTCTCGGCTAGGCCGAGGTCGTGGGTCGACGCTACCCGTGCGTGCGCGATCACCTCGTCAAGACCCAGTTCCCGCACGCTGCCGGGCGGCAGGCCCGCCTGGATCGCGTCGATCACGATCACGTTCATCGAGGGTTCGAAATGGTCGATCAGGGTCGGGCCCGGGCGGTCCAGCGCCTCGAGTTCGACCAGCCGGCCGAAACCCGCGTCGCGCAGCCGATCGATCGCTGCCCAACCGAGGCCGTCGCCGACCGTCGGCGAGCCCACACCCAGGATCCGCCAGCGCTGCGCTGGGAACTGCCTGGGCATCGCGGCACCCCGGTTGCCCACTCACCTGCGCCGGACGCGGACTTTCAGAAAGTGCGTCGCGCAGGAGATGCAGGGATCGTAGTTGCGGATCACCATCTCGCCATGCAGGCGCAACGCATCGTCGTCGTGGTGCAACCCGAAGCTCTCGAGCGAACGCCGGAGGTCATCTTCGATGCGCGCCTGGTTCTGCGACGTCGGCGGCACGATCTGCGCGTGACGGACCATGCCGTCGGCATCGAGCCGGTAGCGGTGCCAAAGCAGACCGCGCGGCGCCTCGGTCGCCCCATGGCCCTGGCCGAACCTTGCGGTGACCGGATCATGGGCCGGCTCCCGCGGCCGGTAGCGTTCCAGCAACTCGATCGCCTGCAGCACCGCTTCGTGCACCTCGACCGCCCTCGCGATCACCGAATGGAACATGTTGCGACTCGGCAATCGCAGCCCGGTGGCGGCCAATGCAGCGCGCGCGGCGCCGGAAAGCCGGTCGTGGTTCAGGTTCAGCCGCGCGAGAGGCCCGACCAGATAGGGTTGCCCGTGCAGATGGGCGTACAGCGCAGTCGAATGCGCGACATGCGACTCCTCGAAATGCTCGGGGTACTCGTGCACCGCAAGATCCAGCCCACGGTCCGAAACGATCCGTCCCGAGTACATCGGGTATTCGTTCTCGTGGCGCAGCGCCACGGAGGTGAACTCCTGGTCGTCTTCCGGCAGATCCAGCCCGGCGGTGAACGCCACCAGCGCCTCGGCATCGGGCAGCGCATCGCGCAGTTCGGCCAGCACCGCGGCGGCCCGCGCGGGATCGGGCGCGCGGTGGAAGCCCCCGACCCGCATGCCCACCGGGTGCACCGAACGCCCCCCGAACAGCCGGATCAGGTCGTTGCCGAGGCGCTGCAGGCGCAGACCCCGGCGCACCGCTTCCGGGTGCTTCTGCGCCATCGCGATCGCGTTGTCGAAGCCCAGGAAATCCGGCAGCGCGAGCAGGTGGATGTGCAGCGCATGGCTCTGAAGCCACTCGCCGCAGTACATCAGCCGGCGCTGGTCCAGTATCCAAGGCGCGGGTTCGACGCCGAAGGCCTGTTCCAGCGCCTGCACTGCCGTCATCTGGTACGCCACCGGACAGATGCCGCAGATACGCGCGACCACGTCGAGGACTTCGTCGGCCCCTCTTCCCTCCAGAAACTTCTCGAAGTAGCGCGGGGGTTCGAAGATGCGCAGGCGCAGATCCTCGATGCGCCCCCCCGAAGCCGTCAGCTCGAGCGCTCCCTCGCCCTCGACCCGGGCCAGGACCGGCACCTCGATGCGGATCTCGCGCTGCTCGCTCATTCCGGCTCCTGCCACTTCAACCACTCGGCGCGGAAGGAGGGCGCATGGCTGTTGATGAAATGAAAGCGCCGCGCAACCGCCTCGGGCACCAGGCCCAGCCCCTCGAAGCGGCACGCCAGTGCGGCGGTATTGGGATTCTCAGCCGGACCGAAACAGGCGTAGCAGTCGCGTCCGAACGCCGGGCACAGCGCCCCGCAGCCGGTGTGCGTAACCGGGCCCATGCAGGGTTCGCCCTTCGCGACCAGCACGCAGACGTGCTGCTGGCGCTTGCACTCGACGCAGAGCTTGTCCTTGTCGACCACCGGCGCGACCCCGAAAAGCAGCTGGCGCAGCGCCTGGAAGACCTGGCGCGCGTTGACCGGACAGCCCCACAGCTCGAGATCGACCTTCACGTGCTCGGCGACCGGCGTTGCGCTACCGAGGCTCTGGATGAACTCTGGCTGCGCGTAGATCGCCTCCGTCCAACCCACGGCACCGTCGGCATTGAAATTGCGCAGCGCCTGCAGTCCGCCGGAGGTCGCACAGGCGCCGATGCTGACTAGGTAACGACTGTTCGCGCGCACCCTGCGGATGCGCTCCGCCTCCTCCGGCGTTGAAATGCTGCCCTCGACGAATGCCAGATCAACCGGAGCCTCCGGATCGACCGGCCCGGCCTCGGCGAAATGCACCAGATCGACCCGTTGCGCAAGCTGTAGCAGCGCCTCACCCGCGTTCAGGAAGGCAAGCTGGCAGCCGTCGCAGGAACTGAACTTGTGTACCGCGATGCGCGGCCGCGGCTGCGCACGCGCGTTGAATCGGTCTAGTGCGCTGATCGGCAGAACCCGCTCGGTCGTCGCCATGTTCCCCTCCGGTCAGAAGCCCGTGACGCCGAGCCAAGGACGCAGCGCCGGGTAGTGAAACACCGGGCCGTCGTGGCACACGAAATACGGACCCAGCTGACAGTGCCCGCAATGGCCGATCCCGCACTGCATGTTGCGCTCGATGCTGAGCCAGATCACCTCGGGCGGGACGCCGATCGCCAGCAGACGCTCGATCGAGGACTTCATCATCACTTCCGGCCCGCAGAGCATCACGATGCTGCGATCGGGATCGATCGCCGCCTGGCTGAACAGCACAGTGACTCTGCCGACGCTGTACGGCCAGTTCGGCCCGCCGACATCGGAGGCCAGCAGCACCTGGACATCGGGCAAACGCTGCCAGCGCTCGTACTGGCGGCGCCAGATCAGGTCGTCGCTGTGCTTGACGCCCTGCAGGATCACGATCCGCCCGAAGCGTTCCCGGCGCTCGACGACGTACCGGATCAGCGAGACCAGTGGCGCACAACCCAGGCCGCCGGTCACGAACACGACATCGCGGCCCTCGGCCTCCTGCAGCGGCCAACCGCGGCCGTAAGGACCGCGCAGGCCGATGCGATCTCCGACCCGGAGCATCTCCATGCCCCGCGTCACCCGGCCCACCGACCGGATCGTGTGCTCCACCGGCCCCCGGGAGTCGGGATCGGAGACGATCGAGATCGGAATCTCGCCGACGCCGTACAGGTACAGCATGTTGAACTGGCCCGGTTGGCAGCGGTAGCTCCGCTCGATCCCGGGATCGGTGAAACGCAGGTGCAGCGTGTAGATCGTCGGGGTCTCCTCGACCCGCTCGACCACCTCGACCTCGAACGGCCGGTCAGGATTGTGCATCGCCGGACCCCAGCAGCGCCGAGACCTCGGCGGTGATGTCGATCCCGACCGGGCACCATGCGATGCAGCGGCCGCAACC contains these protein-coding regions:
- a CDS encoding glycosyltransferase family 9 protein, translating into METTIACRRLLVVRNDRLGDFMLAWPALALLRSSLPDTRIAVLVPPYTEPLARECPWIDDVVVDPGPNAGAGARRTLLAELRRQRFDAMLTLFSTARIGWLGLRSGIPLRLAPATKPAQFLYPVRVPQRRSRSLKPEYVYNEDLARALLGRLGAGAHPVAPPYWPLSPQDKAAERSGLARRLRIPPERPWFFVHAGSGGSSNNLSVAQYAQLVHGVHARLTRDAGNDAPVWVLTAGPGEEPRTRELAAMMLVEGRETAVYASRDGLARFARSLAAADLFVAGSTGPLHVAGCLDVPTVGFFPSKRSSTALRWRPCNAEGRTLGLEPPAGASDTEMSRIDPGQAADRIAEFWRGLPAG
- a CDS encoding hydrogenase maturation protease translates to MPRQFPAQRWRILGVGSPTVGDGLGWAAIDRLRDAGFGRLVELEALDRPGPTLIDHFEPSMNVIVIDAIQAGLPPGSVRELGLDEVIAHARVASTHDLGLAETLLLARALGALPARLHLIGIEAGSATAGRAWRAAALREVAERVQVLLA
- a CDS encoding Ni/Fe hydrogenase subunit alpha, encoding MSEQREIRIEVPVLARVEGEGALELTASGGRIEDLRLRIFEPPRYFEKFLEGRGADEVLDVVARICGICPVAYQMTAVQALEQAFGVEPAPWILDQRRLMYCGEWLQSHALHIHLLALPDFLGFDNAIAMAQKHPEAVRRGLRLQRLGNDLIRLFGGRSVHPVGMRVGGFHRAPDPARAAAVLAELRDALPDAEALVAFTAGLDLPEDDQEFTSVALRHENEYPMYSGRIVSDRGLDLAVHEYPEHFEESHVAHSTALYAHLHGQPYLVGPLARLNLNHDRLSGAARAALAATGLRLPSRNMFHSVIARAVEVHEAVLQAIELLERYRPREPAHDPVTARFGQGHGATEAPRGLLWHRYRLDADGMVRHAQIVPPTSQNQARIEDDLRRSLESFGLHHDDDALRLHGEMVIRNYDPCISCATHFLKVRVRRR
- a CDS encoding hydrogenase/sulfur reductase, delta subunit, with amino-acid sequence MATTERVLPISALDRFNARAQPRPRIAVHKFSSCDGCQLAFLNAGEALLQLAQRVDLVHFAEAGPVDPEAPVDLAFVEGSISTPEEAERIRRVRANSRYLVSIGACATSGGLQALRNFNADGAVGWTEAIYAQPEFIQSLGSATPVAEHVKVDLELWGCPVNARQVFQALRQLLFGVAPVVDKDKLCVECKRQQHVCVLVAKGEPCMGPVTHTGCGALCPAFGRDCYACFGPAENPNTAALACRFEGLGLVPEAVARRFHFINSHAPSFRAEWLKWQEPE
- a CDS encoding FAD/NAD(P)-binding protein, translated to MHNPDRPFEVEVVERVEETPTIYTLHLRFTDPGIERSYRCQPGQFNMLYLYGVGEIPISIVSDPDSRGPVEHTIRSVGRVTRGMEMLRVGDRIGLRGPYGRGWPLQEAEGRDVVFVTGGLGCAPLVSLIRYVVERRERFGRIVILQGVKHSDDLIWRRQYERWQRLPDVQVLLASDVGGPNWPYSVGRVTVLFSQAAIDPDRSIVMLCGPEVMMKSSIERLLAIGVPPEVIWLSIERNMQCGIGHCGHCQLGPYFVCHDGPVFHYPALRPWLGVTGF